In Desulfobacterales bacterium, a genomic segment contains:
- a CDS encoding metal-dependent hydrolase translates to MAGKIRWLGHSFVEFTTSDDKVILFDPWTKDNGNPGCPVDTEEIERADLVLLSHDHFDHMGSAVDLCNKTGALLGGPVQTVKRLVAEGFNEKQVVNFGFGYMVGGGVQLDWVKVTSTPAFHASDTACALGNIVQAADGTTVYHAGDTSLFSEMALYSRLYPLDVAIVPMGGVFTMDAYQAAEAVKMLGPKKAMPIHYASFPIVAKTADEFIKLCGQKAPNVKIMAPAGGESVSI, encoded by the coding sequence ATGGCAGGAAAAATTAGATGGTTGGGTCATTCATTTGTTGAATTTACCACGTCCGACGACAAGGTGATTCTTTTCGATCCCTGGACCAAGGATAACGGCAACCCGGGTTGTCCCGTCGACACCGAAGAAATAGAGCGGGCAGATCTGGTGCTTCTGAGCCACGACCATTTTGACCACATGGGTTCTGCCGTGGACCTCTGCAACAAGACCGGCGCGCTGCTGGGCGGTCCGGTCCAGACCGTCAAGCGGCTGGTGGCGGAAGGTTTTAATGAAAAACAGGTCGTCAACTTCGGCTTCGGGTACATGGTCGGCGGTGGGGTCCAGCTGGACTGGGTCAAGGTCACCTCCACGCCGGCATTTCATGCATCGGATACGGCCTGTGCCCTGGGCAATATTGTCCAGGCGGCCGACGGCACCACCGTTTATCATGCCGGCGACACCAGTCTTTTCAGTGAAATGGCCCTTTACAGCCGGCTCTATCCCTTGGATGTCGCCATCGTGCCCATGGGCGGCGTTTTTACCATGGATGCCTATCAGGCGGCCGAAGCGGTTAAAATGCTCGGCCCCAAGAAAGCGATGCCGATCCATTACGCATCCTTTCCCATCGTTGCCAAAACCGCCGATGAGTTCATCAAGCTGTGCGGTCAAAAAGCGCCGAACGTGAAAATCATGGCCCCGGCTGGCGGCGAGAGCGTGTCCATCTAA
- a CDS encoding cytoplasmic protein: MADEQNESFNLTVNRANLFKEESYTDMRACTVRQLSPVNPDGSPDKGRKILYVGQTHVVTPAGPIPIQSMIQAKDLQQAFKKFPETMKAAMDHLIEEAKKAQQQEQSRIVVPGR, from the coding sequence ATGGCAGACGAACAGAACGAATCTTTTAATTTAACGGTAAACCGAGCCAATCTGTTCAAGGAAGAATCCTATACCGATATGAGGGCCTGTACCGTCAGGCAACTGTCCCCGGTCAATCCGGACGGTTCACCGGACAAGGGCCGCAAAATTCTTTATGTGGGCCAGACCCACGTGGTGACCCCGGCCGGACCGATCCCGATCCAGAGCATGATTCAGGCCAAAGACCTGCAGCAGGCGTTCAAGAAGTTCCCCGAAACCATGAAAGCGGCCATGGACCACCTCATCGAAGAGGCCAAAAAAGCCCAGCAGCAGGAACAGTCCCGTATTGTTGTCCCCGGGCGATAG
- a CDS encoding radical SAM protein, giving the protein MRVLLIQPPLEDFYTTAIRLYPLGLVYAAAVLRTLGVAVGILDCLNPLRKKHLPLPPEFRYLEPFLEQDPLLFKRFYRFGISDAATLRRIDAFAPDMVGISSQFTAYFSSVEKLASLIKLHSNVPVFIGGNHASVFADQIRLRAPQIDAVLTGPAESSLPAFIYSRLRGRGADPEPLDWKTLAPAHDLLAAGAYRMGKKNYMSLTAGRGCPYGCDFCSVRAMFGRGIEYRSVAAVVREMEWNYLNRDVRIFNFEDDNLSFDKEWFRQLLGAVIDNPILKEIELTAMNGMCFPTLDSALLMLMRRAGFTRINLSFVTRDAGLQQRYHRPMPRGDFRSIITAARELGFMITVYVIIGLPGQTYAEVKESIDYLLELGVLVGPSPFYLPPGSALFDTLNVPDKIRLNWNLYRSTAFAVETEHLRRDQLIELFSYTRKKNLENRLPREPAVQGI; this is encoded by the coding sequence ATGCGCGTCCTGCTCATTCAACCACCCCTTGAGGATTTTTATACCACCGCCATCCGCCTGTACCCCCTGGGGCTGGTGTATGCCGCCGCCGTGCTCCGCACGTTGGGTGTTGCGGTTGGGATACTGGACTGTCTCAACCCCTTAAGGAAAAAGCACCTGCCGCTGCCGCCGGAGTTTCGCTACCTGGAGCCGTTTTTAGAGCAGGACCCGTTATTATTCAAGCGCTTCTACCGCTTCGGCATTTCAGATGCGGCAACGCTCCGGCGCATTGATGCATTTGCCCCGGACATGGTGGGCATATCCTCCCAGTTTACCGCTTATTTCAGCAGCGTGGAAAAGCTGGCCAGCCTGATCAAGCTGCATTCGAACGTGCCTGTTTTTATCGGCGGCAACCATGCCAGTGTTTTTGCCGACCAGATCCGGCTGCGCGCCCCCCAGATCGATGCCGTTTTAACCGGTCCGGCCGAGTCGAGTCTACCCGCCTTTATATATTCCCGTCTCAGGGGGCGTGGGGCGGATCCGGAGCCGCTGGACTGGAAAACACTTGCGCCGGCCCACGATCTGCTGGCGGCGGGGGCCTACCGCATGGGCAAAAAAAACTATATGTCCCTTACCGCCGGGCGGGGGTGTCCCTACGGGTGCGACTTTTGCAGCGTTCGGGCCATGTTTGGTCGCGGAATTGAATACCGGTCGGTGGCTGCGGTCGTTCGTGAAATGGAATGGAACTATCTGAACCGGGACGTGCGGATTTTTAATTTCGAAGACGACAACCTTTCTTTTGATAAGGAATGGTTCCGTCAGCTGCTCGGGGCCGTGATCGACAACCCGATTCTGAAAGAAATTGAACTGACCGCTATGAACGGGATGTGCTTTCCGACCCTTGACAGCGCCCTGCTCATGCTGATGCGCCGGGCCGGTTTCACCCGGATAAACCTTTCTTTCGTGACCCGCGACGCCGGTCTCCAGCAACGTTACCATCGCCCAATGCCGCGCGGGGATTTTAGATCGATCATTACGGCCGCCCGGGAGCTTGGTTTTATGATCACGGTCTATGTGATCATCGGCCTGCCGGGACAGACCTACGCGGAAGTCAAGGAAAGCATCGATTACCTGCTGGAATTGGGGGTTTTGGTGGGGCCTTCCCCGTTTTATCTGCCGCCGGGAAGCGCTCTGTTCGATACCCTGAATGTTCCGGACAAAATCCGTCTAAATTGGAACCTTTACCGCTCCACCGCTTTTGCCGTTGAAACCGAGCACCTTCGCCGGGATCAGCTCATCGAACTTTTTTCCTACACCCGCAAAAAGAATCTTGAAAACAGGCTGCCAAGAGAGCCGGCCGTCCAAGGGATTTAA